One Lampris incognitus isolate fLamInc1 chromosome 18, fLamInc1.hap2, whole genome shotgun sequence genomic region harbors:
- the cfap300 gene encoding cilia- and flagella-associated protein 300, which translates to MAAEKSAFDQTFCFTHLPSKKFPFLQDRATLELLMKWSMMGRISAQSYSFDQSFYPYSSENFALSFFRNPNVAASLRRMEAGAWVPLDKPVVSVDVEVVPCSKVSMELFDPIYSCGIVTPSGQIVKCLHDVHPDYDELRQMLQEEESEHYYVVGREERGEFLFRLFKHLCLGGELCQYEDTIEPYINTTKQIYKDLISVQKNPETKEISAISTVLRVHAYDEDGHRYPGKQDEEQTFVYLIVDPFKRHVCLLYHCYGVGAFTL; encoded by the exons atggctgcagaaaaatctGCATTTGATCAAACGTTTTGTTTCACGCATCTTCCTTCCAAGAAATTCCCATTTCTACAGGACAGAGCGACACTAGAACTGCTGATGAAATG GTCCATGATGGGGAGGATTTCTGCTCAATCTTACAGTTTTGACCAAAGCTTCTACCCGTACAGCAGTGAAAATTTTGCActg AGTTTCTTCAGAAACCCTAATGTGGCGGCCAGCCTGCGAAGGATGGAGGCAGGAGCCTGGGTACCTCTTG acaAGCCAGTGGTGTCTGTTGATGTTGAGGTTGTGCCATGCAGTAAGGTCTCCATGGAGCTGTTTGACCCCATTTACTCTTGTGGGATTGTGACACCCTCTGGACAGATTGTCAAATGTCTCCATGACGTTCACCCCGACTACGATGAACTGAGACAg ATGCTCCAGGAGGAGGAATCTGAACACTACTATGTGgttgggagagaggagagaggggagtttCTGTTTCGCCTCTTTAAGCACCTGTGTTTGGGAGGGGAACTCTGTCAGTATGAAGATACCATTGAGCCTTACATCAACACCACAAAGCAAATCTACAAAGATCTGATCAG TGTGCAGAAGAATCCAGAGACCAAGGAGATCAGTGCTATTTCAACAGTTCTCAGAGTCCATGCTTAT GATGAAGATGGCCATCGTTACCCTGGAAAGCAAGATGAAGAGCAGACATTTGTCTACCTGATAGTCGACCCCTTCAAACGACACGTGTGCTTACTCTACCACTGCTATGGGGTAGGAGCCTTCACACTATGA